Proteins from a single region of Cupriavidus sp. MP-37:
- a CDS encoding SRPBCC family protein, whose translation MSTIEESIDVRVPVQVAYQQWCRFEEFPRFMEGVEEVRQLDDRRLHWRAEVGGKHKEWDAEITQNVADQCIAWRSVAGAENSGQVNFEPLDAGATRVSVRMNYETEGVVEAVGDAAGVLKRKVEGDLKRFKEFIEARA comes from the coding sequence ATGTCAACCATCGAAGAGTCGATTGACGTCCGGGTGCCGGTGCAGGTCGCGTATCAGCAATGGTGCCGGTTCGAGGAATTTCCGCGGTTCATGGAGGGGGTCGAAGAGGTGAGGCAGCTCGATGACCGCCGCCTGCACTGGCGCGCCGAGGTCGGCGGGAAGCACAAGGAGTGGGATGCCGAGATAACGCAGAACGTCGCCGACCAGTGCATCGCGTGGCGCAGCGTCGCCGGCGCGGAGAACTCGGGCCAGGTGAATTTTGAACCGCTGGATGCGGGCGCGACCCGGGTATCGGTGCGGATGAACTATGAAACCGAGGGCGTGGTCGAGGCGGTCGGCGATGCCGCCGGCGTGCTGAAACGCAAGGTCGAGGGCGACCTGAAGCGCTTCAAGGAGTTCATCGAGGCCCGGGCATGA
- a CDS encoding BCCT family transporter has protein sequence MNDPHAAAPGTSGPPPARPRTTLKPQVVVPALLVVGLLLVFCTAYPRQADAMFSQAQAWVTSHFDWFYTITVTIFLLFLVLVAASRFGDIRLGPDDARPEFSFVSWTAMLFAAGMGIGLMYFGVGEPMQHYLKPPTVAGGTPGAAREAMLMTFFHWGFHAWAVYGVMGLVLAYFGFRYNLPLTMRSGLYPVLHQRINGVAGHAVDAFALVGTIAGIATTLGYGVLQLSAGLEQVVGWDTGGAGFRVGLVAAVVALAGISAATGLDKGVRRLSELNLTLAFVLLAFIIVEGPTVTLLRALSDNIGNYLSGVAGLSLRTYAYAPTRDAGWFGDWTILYWAWWISWSPFVGMFIARISRGRTIRQFVIGVLLVPTAFNLVWMTAFGNTAIWLDMHAAAGALGQAAGNVDALLFRFFGYFPFSTVLSWLAIVLIAVFFVTSADSGAFVIDTIASQGASGSPVWQRLFWAAVLGATAAILMVAGGLKALQAMTLVAALPVALVMLALCYGLWQGLQADLAHSSQELAPATSFWSGQHWRRRLAQIVHQPSEADVRQFIEGAVVPAMRDVSAELARRGVDSSVRLHTDDTEPGEPGGPGARLTIPVADMRDFVYGVHCRRQPLPSFLVREAAEPEARRQHAYAPVTFFEDGREGYDIQYLRQEEIIADILRHYERYLSLAADRRTQLLRRAPGHSSLTGEAE, from the coding sequence ATGAACGATCCGCACGCAGCCGCGCCCGGCACCTCCGGCCCGCCCCCCGCGCGCCCGCGCACCACGCTCAAGCCCCAGGTAGTCGTCCCCGCATTGCTGGTCGTGGGCCTGCTGCTGGTGTTCTGCACGGCGTATCCGCGCCAGGCCGATGCCATGTTCTCGCAGGCGCAGGCCTGGGTCACGAGCCATTTCGACTGGTTCTACACCATTACCGTCACCATCTTCCTGCTGTTCCTGGTGCTGGTGGCGGCCAGCCGTTTCGGCGATATCCGGCTGGGGCCGGACGATGCGCGGCCCGAGTTCAGTTTTGTCTCGTGGACTGCGATGCTGTTCGCCGCGGGCATGGGGATCGGGCTGATGTACTTCGGCGTGGGCGAGCCGATGCAGCACTACCTGAAGCCGCCGACCGTCGCCGGCGGCACGCCCGGGGCCGCGCGCGAGGCCATGCTGATGACGTTCTTCCACTGGGGCTTCCATGCCTGGGCGGTGTATGGCGTGATGGGGCTGGTGCTGGCGTACTTCGGCTTTCGCTATAACCTGCCACTGACCATGCGCTCGGGGCTCTATCCGGTGCTGCATCAGCGCATCAACGGCGTTGCCGGCCATGCCGTCGATGCGTTCGCGCTGGTCGGCACCATCGCCGGCATTGCCACCACGCTCGGCTACGGCGTGCTGCAGCTGAGCGCGGGGCTGGAGCAGGTGGTCGGCTGGGATACCGGCGGCGCGGGTTTCCGCGTGGGGCTGGTGGCGGCCGTGGTGGCGCTGGCCGGCATCTCGGCGGCGACGGGTCTGGACAAGGGCGTGCGCCGCCTGTCCGAGCTGAACCTTACGCTCGCCTTCGTATTGCTGGCTTTCATCATTGTCGAGGGGCCGACCGTGACGCTGTTGCGCGCGCTCAGCGACAACATCGGCAACTACCTGTCCGGCGTGGCGGGCCTGTCGCTGCGGACCTATGCCTATGCCCCCACGCGCGATGCCGGCTGGTTCGGCGACTGGACCATCCTGTACTGGGCCTGGTGGATTTCGTGGTCGCCGTTCGTCGGCATGTTTATCGCGCGCATCTCGCGCGGGCGGACCATTCGCCAGTTCGTGATCGGCGTGCTGCTGGTGCCGACCGCGTTCAACCTGGTGTGGATGACGGCCTTCGGCAATACCGCGATCTGGCTCGACATGCATGCCGCCGCGGGCGCGCTGGGGCAGGCGGCCGGCAATGTCGACGCGCTGCTGTTCCGCTTCTTCGGCTATTTCCCGTTCAGCACGGTGCTGTCGTGGCTCGCGATCGTGCTGATCGCGGTGTTCTTCGTGACCTCGGCGGATTCCGGCGCCTTCGTCATCGACACCATTGCCTCGCAGGGCGCGAGCGGCTCGCCGGTGTGGCAGCGGCTGTTCTGGGCCGCGGTGCTGGGCGCCACTGCCGCCATCCTGATGGTGGCCGGCGGCCTCAAGGCATTGCAGGCCATGACCCTGGTGGCGGCGCTGCCGGTGGCGCTGGTAATGCTGGCGCTGTGCTACGGGCTATGGCAGGGGCTGCAGGCGGATCTCGCGCATTCGTCGCAGGAGCTGGCGCCGGCCACCAGCTTCTGGAGCGGCCAGCACTGGCGCCGCCGGCTGGCGCAGATTGTCCACCAGCCCAGCGAGGCCGATGTGCGGCAGTTCATCGAAGGCGCAGTGGTGCCGGCGATGCGCGACGTATCGGCCGAGCTGGCGCGGCGCGGCGTCGACAGCTCGGTGCGGCTGCACACGGACGATACAGAACCGGGCGAGCCGGGCGGCCCGGGTGCGCGCCTGACCATCCCGGTGGCGGACATGCGCGATTTCGTCTACGGCGTGCATTGCCGGCGCCAGCCGTTGCCTTCGTTCCTGGTGCGCGAGGCGGCCGAGCCGGAGGCGCGGCGCCAGCACGCCTATGCGCCGGTGACGTTCTTCGAGGATGGCCGCGAGGGCTACGACATCCAGTACCTGCGGCAGGAAGAGATCATCGCCGACATCCTGCGCCACTATGAGCGCTACCTGTCGCTGGCCGCCGACCGGCGCACGCAGTTGCTGCGGCGTGCGCCCGGGCATTCGTCGCTGACCGGTGAAGCGGAATGA
- a CDS encoding condensation domain-containing protein: MQSDPNLPATLVAHLSFLAAQRGADTALVIVDAAGETRYSYAALDTRVRALAAHLAAQAEPGARALLLMDSGIDYVTAFFACLYAGLVAVPAFEPGAVRSAQVARLRAIAADAEPALVLTTGAQARDHAEALAEIAPGAAVVATDAALPAAAPAWQPYPAGAETLAFLQYTSGSTAAPKGVMVSHGHVMANEVAIAEGMRVGPGDVMVSWLPLYHDMGLIGGLLQPIHSGIPVVLMSPQFFLERPVRWLQAISQHRGTLSGGPDFAFRLCVERVRDSHLAGLDLSSWAVAYSGAEPVRADTLRAFVERFAAAGFRQQALYPCYGLAEATLFATGSERGAGMVSTRFDAAALARGHAEPAQDGMELVGCGFPRAGHAIRIAGAGGQALPDGQIGEIEIAGPSLCGGYWRNAEASAAAYGDDAGAERWLRTGDLGLRHGGQLYIAGRRKDLIIVRGQNLYPQDIERAVEDQVPAARRGRVAAFAVDGPDGEGIGIAVEIARPEQKRVGHVALVQALAQAVGNACGEPLAVALLLNPGGLPKTTSGKLQRSACRSGWLDDSLDACAVWAHGSFTRGATAAAGTAPAQADTPRGATEHALAALWTQLLGSAPAGRDAHFFASGGNSLTAARLVARLREQYGAAVPMRLLFEHPTLQACAAALDQLQGDAVEAPLVPVPRLPQMPQMPLAPAQQRLWLTDRIAADGDRWIYNMAGGLRLTGALDTTALHAALNALVARHEILRTSYPADAHGTPYARIEAELMLDLPVSDLSALSPAQRDAALQELAEGQARDPFDLAQAPLLRARLVRLAADDHALLLTLHHIVGDGWSVAILLDTLAAAYNAARAGVPLDWQPLPIQYADYAAHQRAAEAGPQPQAEADVDYWRDALRDAPKQPTLPTPNRRPPVASSHGAACHTVLPATLLAQADALAQAHGASRYMVLLAAFHALLHRLSGAADQLVGIDVAGRPRRELEDLVGFFVNVLPLRAQCHAGMRFADLLAQVRTRTLVAFDHQSLPFERIVEAAGVPRERAWHPLVQVLFVLQNTPGQARQFDGLHAARLPTPVHAAKFDLAVFLEPGDDGVRAEWVYATALFPRATMQRIADAYGTVLAQAVADPARLLAGLEVPAGHCEPVPDQPAMTATAAPRPSKLDKLGKLASLPRRAGHGTPAAPLVRTSFLAPGQTFPIVMEPASPDLDPVAWALAQREQIEATLCRHGGILLRGFGLRTPQEFEQFAEAIEPGLYGAYGDLPKKEGGRNTYRSTPYPEREMILFHNESAHLPRWPRKQWFFCELPSPVGGATPIVDCRELYRRLPRALADRFERKGLRYVRTFNDKLDVSWRDFFKTDSREEVEARLRASGTDFAWLDADTLQTREHCPAVIAHPVTGERSFFNQVQLHHTACLDPEVRRDLLEIVGPQRMPRQVTFGDGSPIGDDVMALIGELYEACAVRFAWRQGDVVMLDNMLAAHARDPYQGPRKIVVAMGDMFERKDLPTLAARAAAQDAAVAADTVLEG; the protein is encoded by the coding sequence ATGCAGTCCGATCCGAATCTACCGGCCACGCTGGTGGCCCATCTCAGCTTCCTGGCCGCGCAGCGCGGTGCCGACACGGCGCTGGTCATCGTCGATGCCGCCGGCGAAACCCGCTACAGCTACGCCGCACTGGACACGCGCGTGCGGGCGCTGGCGGCGCACCTCGCCGCGCAGGCCGAACCGGGCGCGCGTGCGCTCTTGCTGATGGACAGCGGCATCGACTATGTCACCGCGTTCTTCGCCTGCCTGTACGCCGGGCTGGTCGCGGTGCCGGCGTTCGAGCCGGGCGCCGTGCGCTCCGCGCAGGTGGCGCGGCTGCGCGCGATTGCCGCCGACGCGGAACCGGCGCTGGTGCTGACCACCGGCGCGCAGGCCCGCGACCACGCCGAGGCGCTGGCCGAGATTGCGCCCGGCGCGGCGGTGGTGGCTACGGATGCCGCGCTGCCCGCCGCGGCGCCAGCCTGGCAGCCCTACCCCGCCGGTGCCGAAACGCTGGCGTTCCTGCAGTACACCTCGGGCTCCACGGCCGCGCCGAAGGGCGTCATGGTCAGCCATGGCCATGTCATGGCGAACGAGGTGGCGATTGCCGAAGGCATGCGCGTGGGGCCCGGCGACGTGATGGTCAGCTGGCTGCCGCTCTATCACGACATGGGCCTGATCGGCGGGCTGCTGCAGCCCATCCACAGCGGCATCCCGGTGGTGCTGATGTCGCCGCAGTTCTTCCTGGAGCGCCCGGTGCGCTGGCTGCAGGCGATCAGCCAGCATCGCGGCACCCTGTCCGGCGGGCCGGACTTTGCTTTCCGGCTGTGCGTCGAACGCGTGCGCGACAGCCATCTGGCCGGGCTCGACCTGTCGAGCTGGGCGGTGGCCTACTCCGGTGCCGAACCGGTGCGGGCCGACACGCTGCGCGCCTTTGTCGAGCGCTTTGCCGCGGCCGGCTTCCGCCAGCAGGCGCTGTATCCGTGCTACGGCCTGGCCGAGGCCACGCTGTTCGCCACCGGCTCCGAGCGTGGCGCCGGCATGGTCAGCACGCGCTTCGATGCAGCCGCGCTGGCGCGCGGCCACGCGGAACCGGCGCAGGACGGCATGGAACTGGTCGGATGCGGCTTCCCGCGCGCGGGCCATGCCATCCGCATCGCCGGCGCCGGCGGGCAAGCGCTGCCCGACGGGCAGATCGGCGAGATCGAGATCGCGGGCCCGAGCCTGTGCGGCGGTTACTGGCGCAACGCCGAAGCCAGTGCCGCGGCCTATGGCGACGATGCCGGCGCAGAACGCTGGCTGCGCACCGGCGACCTCGGCCTGCGGCATGGCGGGCAGCTCTATATCGCCGGACGCCGCAAGGACCTGATCATCGTGCGCGGCCAGAACCTCTATCCGCAGGACATCGAGCGCGCGGTCGAAGACCAGGTGCCAGCCGCGCGCCGCGGCCGGGTGGCGGCTTTTGCGGTGGATGGCCCCGACGGCGAGGGCATCGGCATCGCCGTCGAAATTGCGCGTCCGGAGCAGAAGCGCGTGGGCCACGTGGCCCTGGTGCAGGCGCTGGCGCAGGCGGTCGGCAACGCCTGCGGCGAACCGCTCGCCGTCGCGCTGCTGCTCAATCCCGGCGGCCTGCCCAAGACCACCAGCGGCAAGCTGCAGCGCAGCGCGTGCCGCAGCGGCTGGCTGGACGACAGCCTGGACGCGTGCGCAGTCTGGGCGCACGGCAGTTTTACGCGCGGCGCCACGGCAGCCGCGGGCACGGCACCCGCCCAGGCCGATACCCCGCGCGGCGCGACCGAGCACGCGCTGGCCGCGCTGTGGACGCAACTGCTGGGCAGCGCGCCGGCCGGCCGCGACGCGCACTTCTTTGCCAGCGGCGGCAACTCGCTGACCGCGGCGCGGCTGGTGGCGCGGCTGCGCGAGCAATATGGCGCCGCGGTGCCGATGCGCCTGCTGTTCGAGCATCCGACGCTGCAAGCCTGCGCCGCGGCGCTCGACCAGTTGCAGGGCGATGCCGTCGAAGCGCCGCTCGTCCCCGTGCCGCGCCTGCCGCAGATGCCGCAGATGCCGCTGGCGCCGGCGCAGCAGCGGCTCTGGCTGACCGACCGCATCGCCGCCGACGGCGATCGCTGGATCTACAACATGGCCGGCGGGCTGCGCCTCACCGGCGCACTGGACACCACGGCGCTGCACGCCGCGCTGAACGCGCTGGTCGCGCGCCACGAAATCTTGCGCACCAGCTACCCCGCCGATGCGCACGGCACGCCGTATGCGCGGATCGAAGCCGAACTGATGCTCGACCTGCCCGTCAGCGACCTTTCAGCGCTAAGCCCCGCGCAACGCGATGCCGCGCTGCAGGAACTGGCCGAGGGCCAGGCGCGCGACCCGTTCGACCTGGCGCAGGCGCCATTGCTGCGCGCCCGCCTGGTGCGGCTCGCCGCCGATGACCATGCGCTGCTGCTGACGCTGCACCATATCGTCGGCGATGGCTGGTCAGTCGCCATCCTGCTCGATACGCTCGCCGCCGCCTACAACGCGGCACGCGCCGGTGTCCCGCTCGACTGGCAACCGCTGCCGATCCAGTATGCCGACTACGCGGCGCACCAGCGCGCGGCCGAAGCCGGCCCGCAACCCCAGGCCGAGGCCGACGTCGACTACTGGCGCGACGCCCTGCGGGACGCGCCGAAACAGCCGACCTTGCCTACCCCGAACCGGCGCCCGCCCGTGGCGTCCAGCCACGGTGCCGCGTGCCATACCGTGCTGCCGGCCACGCTGCTGGCGCAGGCCGACGCGCTCGCGCAGGCCCATGGCGCCTCGCGCTACATGGTGCTGCTGGCCGCCTTCCACGCCCTGCTGCACCGGCTCAGCGGCGCCGCGGACCAGCTCGTCGGCATCGACGTGGCCGGACGCCCGCGGCGCGAGCTGGAGGACCTGGTGGGCTTCTTCGTCAACGTGCTGCCGCTGCGCGCGCAATGCCACGCCGGCATGCGCTTTGCCGACCTGCTGGCGCAGGTGCGCACGCGCACGCTGGTTGCCTTCGACCACCAGTCGCTGCCGTTCGAGCGCATCGTCGAGGCCGCCGGGGTGCCGCGCGAACGCGCCTGGCATCCGCTGGTGCAGGTGTTGTTCGTGCTGCAGAACACGCCCGGCCAGGCCCGGCAGTTCGACGGCCTGCATGCGGCGCGCTTGCCAACGCCGGTGCACGCGGCCAAGTTCGACCTGGCCGTTTTCCTTGAGCCAGGCGACGACGGCGTGCGCGCCGAATGGGTCTATGCCACCGCGCTGTTCCCGCGCGCCACCATGCAGCGCATTGCCGACGCCTACGGCACCGTGCTGGCGCAGGCCGTGGCCGATCCTGCCCGTCTGCTGGCCGGCCTCGAGGTGCCGGCCGGCCATTGCGAACCCGTTCCAGACCAGCCCGCCATGACTGCCACCGCCGCGCCGCGCCCCAGCAAGCTCGACAAACTCGGCAAGCTCGCCAGCCTGCCCCGCCGCGCCGGCCATGGAACGCCCGCCGCGCCGCTGGTGCGGACGTCGTTCCTGGCGCCGGGCCAGACCTTCCCGATCGTGATGGAGCCCGCCTCGCCCGATCTCGATCCGGTGGCCTGGGCATTGGCGCAGCGCGAGCAGATCGAGGCCACGCTGTGCCGCCACGGCGGCATCCTGCTGCGCGGCTTCGGCCTGCGCACGCCGCAGGAGTTCGAGCAGTTCGCCGAAGCCATCGAGCCGGGCCTGTACGGTGCCTACGGTGACTTGCCGAAAAAAGAAGGCGGCCGCAACACCTACCGCTCGACGCCGTACCCCGAGCGCGAAATGATCCTGTTCCATAACGAAAGCGCGCACCTGCCGCGCTGGCCGCGCAAGCAGTGGTTCTTCTGCGAGCTGCCGTCGCCGGTGGGCGGCGCCACGCCGATCGTCGACTGCCGCGAGCTGTACCGCCGGCTGCCGCGCGCGCTGGCCGACCGCTTCGAGCGCAAGGGGCTGCGCTATGTGCGCACCTTCAACGACAAGCTCGACGTGAGCTGGCGCGACTTCTTCAAGACCGATTCGCGCGAGGAGGTCGAAGCGCGGCTGCGCGCTTCGGGCACCGACTTCGCGTGGCTGGACGCCGACACGCTGCAGACGCGCGAGCATTGCCCGGCCGTGATCGCGCACCCCGTCACCGGCGAGCGCAGCTTCTTCAACCAGGTGCAGCTGCACCACACCGCCTGCCTGGACCCGGAAGTGCGGCGCGACCTGCTGGAAATCGTCGGCCCGCAGCGGATGCCGCGGCAGGTGACGTTCGGCGACGGCAGCCCGATCGGCGACGATGTCATGGCGCTGATCGGCGAGCTGTATGAGGCTTGCGCGGTGCGCTTCGCCTGGCGCCAGGGCGACGTGGTGATGCTCGACAACATGCTGGCCGCCCACGCGCGCGACCCGTACCAGGGCCCGCGCAAGATCGTGGTGGCGATGGGCGACATGTTCGAGCGCAAGGACCTGCCGACGCTGGCGGCGCGCGCCGCGGCGCAGGATGCCGCCGTGGCGGCCGACACCGTGCTGGAGGGCTGA
- a CDS encoding thioesterase II family protein codes for MAPLQLFCLPYAGASATAYLRWRRLLPAAIGLVPLEPPGRGARLDEPLLRDFEALAGEMADVLCRHLERQAVPYALFGHSMGGLLAWRLCHLLRERGHALPQRLLVSGCAAPTCRDPDRLAALRGDAALSADLRQHGGTPEAVFADAELLRLTLDVLDADYRVCESFRCGEVPPLPLPIHVFAGLDDPIAAADLHAWAIETRAGHTLDWFAGGHFFLHDSQAEVVGRLIACLNAAPAAGAGAPLPSPAASASLLPA; via the coding sequence ATGGCGCCATTGCAGCTGTTCTGCCTGCCGTACGCGGGGGCCAGCGCCACGGCGTACCTGCGCTGGCGGCGCCTGTTGCCCGCCGCGATCGGTCTGGTCCCGCTGGAGCCGCCGGGCCGCGGTGCCCGGCTCGACGAGCCGTTGCTGCGCGATTTCGAGGCGCTGGCGGGAGAAATGGCCGACGTCCTGTGCCGCCATCTCGAGCGCCAGGCGGTGCCTTATGCGCTGTTCGGGCACAGCATGGGCGGGCTGCTGGCCTGGCGCCTGTGCCACCTGCTGCGCGAACGCGGCCACGCCCTGCCGCAGCGGCTGCTGGTGTCCGGCTGCGCCGCCCCCACCTGTCGCGATCCGGACCGGCTGGCGGCACTGCGTGGCGATGCCGCGCTGAGCGCCGACCTGCGCCAGCACGGCGGCACGCCCGAGGCGGTGTTTGCCGATGCCGAGCTGCTGCGCCTGACGCTCGATGTGCTCGACGCCGACTATCGCGTCTGCGAGAGCTTCCGCTGCGGCGAGGTGCCGCCGCTGCCCTTGCCCATACACGTGTTTGCCGGCCTTGACGACCCGATTGCAGCGGCCGACCTGCACGCCTGGGCCATCGAGACCCGCGCCGGGCACACCCTCGACTGGTTCGCCGGCGGCCACTTCTTCCTGCACGACAGCCAGGCCGAGGTGGTCGGCCGGCTCATTGCCTGCCTGAACGCAGCGCCGGCCGCCGGCGCCGGGGCGCCCCTGCCCTCGCCCGCGGCATCCGCCTCGCTGCTGCCCGCCTGA
- a CDS encoding MbtH family protein: protein MSFDRDDATFLVLVNHEEQYSLWPDYKAVPGGWRAAGFSGSRQACLDYIERTWVDMRPLSLRRFMEAQAQTGA from the coding sequence ATGAGTTTCGACCGCGACGACGCCACTTTCCTGGTCCTCGTCAACCACGAAGAACAGTATTCGCTCTGGCCGGACTACAAGGCCGTGCCCGGCGGCTGGCGTGCGGCGGGGTTCAGCGGCAGCCGCCAGGCCTGCCTCGACTATATCGAGCGCACCTGGGTGGACATGCGTCCGCTCAGCCTGCGCCGCTTCATGGAGGCGCAAGCGCAGACGGGCGCCTGA